A genome region from Candidatus Deferrimicrobium sp. includes the following:
- a CDS encoding aspartate kinase, which translates to MALIVQKYGGTSVGTVEKIKNVAKRVARTKEKGNDVVVVVSAMSGETNRLLGLAHQISEMPNERELDVVAATGEQVTIGLLAIALTEMGCKAKSFCGFQIPVLTDAAYVKARIRQIRGETITQALKEGYVAVVAGFQGIDDSGSITTLGRGGSDTSAVAVAAALKADVCEIYTDVDGVYTTDPNICSDARKLDKISFEEMLELASLGAKVLQIRSVEFGMKYGVRIHVRSSFNDNQGTIVTTEEEIMETAVVSGVAYSKSEAKITVVKVPDRPGIAAKIFKPLSEANIVVDVIVQNVSVTGFTDLTFTIGRTDFKKAMQITEKAAKDVGAERIVGDDKIAKVSVVGMAMRSHSGVALKLFETLAAEGINILGISTSEIKVSVLIEEKYTELAVRVLHGAFGLGNPA; encoded by the coding sequence ATGGCACTCATTGTCCAGAAGTACGGCGGGACCTCGGTCGGCACCGTCGAGAAAATCAAGAACGTCGCGAAGAGGGTGGCGCGGACGAAGGAGAAGGGGAACGACGTGGTCGTGGTCGTCTCCGCGATGTCAGGCGAGACGAACCGGCTGCTCGGGCTGGCGCACCAGATTTCGGAGATGCCCAACGAGCGGGAACTCGACGTCGTCGCCGCTACCGGCGAGCAGGTGACGATCGGGCTGCTGGCGATCGCCCTCACCGAGATGGGGTGCAAGGCGAAGTCGTTCTGCGGCTTCCAGATCCCCGTGCTGACGGACGCCGCGTACGTGAAGGCGCGCATCCGCCAGATCCGCGGGGAGACGATCACGCAGGCTTTGAAGGAAGGGTACGTCGCCGTCGTGGCCGGTTTCCAGGGGATCGACGACAGCGGGTCGATCACCACGCTCGGGCGCGGCGGCTCCGACACCAGCGCCGTGGCCGTGGCGGCGGCGCTCAAGGCGGACGTCTGCGAGATCTACACGGACGTGGACGGCGTCTACACCACCGACCCGAACATCTGCTCGGACGCCCGCAAGCTCGACAAGATCTCCTTCGAGGAGATGCTCGAGCTCGCCTCCCTGGGCGCCAAGGTGCTGCAGATCCGTTCGGTGGAGTTCGGGATGAAGTACGGGGTGCGGATCCACGTCCGCTCCTCGTTCAACGATAACCAGGGAACGATCGTGACGACGGAGGAGGAGATCATGGAAACGGCGGTGGTGTCCGGCGTGGCGTACAGCAAGAGCGAGGCGAAGATCACGGTGGTCAAGGTCCCCGACCGCCCGGGGATCGCGGCGAAGATCTTCAAGCCGTTGTCGGAGGCGAACATCGTGGTCGACGTCATCGTACAGAACGTCTCGGTCACGGGATTCACGGATCTGACGTTCACGATCGGGCGTACCGACTTCAAGAAGGCGATGCAGATCACGGAAAAGGCGGCGAAGGACGTGGGGGCCGAGCGGATCGTGGGGGACGACAAGATCGCCAAGGTCTCCGTCGTCGGCATGGCGATGCGATCCCATTCGGGCGTGGCCCTGAAGCTGTTCGAGACGCTGGCGGCGGAGGGGATCAACATCCTCGGGATCTCCACCTCGGAGATCAAGGTCTCCGTCCTCATCGAGGAGAAGTACACCGAGCTGGCCGTCCGCGTGCTCCACGGGGCGTTCGGACTGGGGAACCCCGCCTGA
- the tsaE gene encoding tRNA (adenosine(37)-N6)-threonylcarbamoyltransferase complex ATPase subunit type 1 TsaE: protein MILHLGSNSPEDTLAIARALGAALRPGDVVALTGDLGAGKTLFCKGVGEALGIPPDRIVSPTFTIVTEHAGTVPLTHIDVYRLSGAREADEIGMRELLPGVGISLVEWAEKIEKLLPIDCIRVTFTISGGDRREIAVEAPDLPRFDDFRARSIRFQTGG, encoded by the coding sequence GTGATCCTGCACCTGGGCTCCAACTCGCCGGAGGATACCCTTGCGATCGCGCGGGCGTTGGGCGCGGCGCTTCGTCCCGGCGACGTGGTCGCGCTCACGGGGGATCTGGGAGCCGGGAAGACGCTCTTCTGCAAGGGTGTCGGCGAGGCGCTGGGGATCCCGCCCGACCGGATCGTGAGCCCGACCTTCACGATCGTGACGGAGCACGCGGGGACGGTCCCGCTCACGCACATCGACGTCTACCGCCTTTCGGGCGCGCGGGAGGCGGACGAGATCGGGATGCGCGAGCTCCTGCCGGGCGTCGGCATCAGCCTTGTGGAGTGGGCGGAAAAGATCGAGAAACTGTTGCCAATCGATTGCATACGGGTTACATTCACGATTTCGGGCGGCGACCGCAGGGAGATCGCGGTCGAGGCCCCGGACCTCCCCAGGTTTGACGACTTCCGGGCCCGGTCCATACGTTTCCAGACAGGGGGGTGA